From Anaplasma ovis str. Haibei:
GCTTATAGACACCCAGCAAGATAGCGAGTTGGGCGCGTTTATGTTGGCCAATTCAATTACCCTTACTCCGGGCACGGTGGGCATGAACGTAACACGGGATTATAAAGTTGAGGTTTTGGCTTTGGAGGAAAGCCTTATTCCCGGAATTGCTGATATAGACGATCGTGTTAACGCTATGTTGAGAAATTGTGTAACTGGGGAATAATGGCCACGTAGCAACACTCAAACTGGAGAGTAGATAAAGTTATGGGCTAGAGCCCGCAAGCGGGCCGGGTGTGGCCTTCAGCCCTGTGTTTTTTCGTAAATTTGAACAATTCCCTTTATCGTAAGCAACTCGTCGATGTGGTTGATGTAATCGCAATTTCTGAAAAGGCTCACTCCTCCTCCAGTGGCCACAACATGTAGGGTCTGGACGCTCTCGCGCATTATTTGTCTTGTCATGCCTTCAACCATTGCTCTATATCCCCAGTAGAGCCCAGTTTCCAGCGATGCGGCTGTAGAATCACATACTATTTTTTCTGATTCTCGCACAGGAGTTTGTGGTAGCAGCGCTGTACACTCCCTCATACTATGTACCAAACAAGACATACCCGGAGCCACAACCTGCCCATACAAGCTGCCATTCCTGTCCAGCAAGTTAAATACGGTGGCCGTGCCCATGTCAATTACCAACAGGTCACTTGTAGGCCACAAAGTTTTTGCAGCGACCAAATCGGCCACCCTATCTGCGCCTATAGTGGGTTGTGCCAGACAAATTCTAAGTCCAAACAAGCCCGCGTGGGAGCTCGTAATGAACACCGGAGAAATGTTAAAAAAGCACTCAAACAGCTCTTCTATATGTTTATTTACGACCGGCGCAACGCTGGAAATTGCGGCCCCACGCACTCCTGCTAGAAGATTTGCAGACTTGCGCGATGCCAGCACGCTGATACACGAAAAGTACTCAGCAGCAGTTCTGTTCCCACAGGTAGATATCCTCCACTTGTCTACAACTGTGCCATTTTCACATAATGCAATCTTTGTGCTAGTATTGCCGACATCGACCGCAACTATCATGCCACTTTACTGCACATCTACGCCCACA
This genomic window contains:
- a CDS encoding type III pantothenate kinase — translated: MIVAVDVGNTSTKIALCENGTVVDKWRISTCGNRTAAEYFSCISVLASRKSANLLAGVRGAAISSVAPVVNKHIEELFECFFNISPVFITSSHAGLFGLRICLAQPTIGADRVADLVAAKTLWPTSDLLVIDMGTATVFNLLDRNGSLYGQVVAPGMSCLVHSMRECTALLPQTPVRESEKIVCDSTAASLETGLYWGYRAMVEGMTRQIMRESVQTLHVVATGGGVSLFRNCDYINHIDELLTIKGIVQIYEKTQG